A window from Mya arenaria isolate MELC-2E11 chromosome 9, ASM2691426v1 encodes these proteins:
- the LOC128245755 gene encoding heat shock 70 kDa protein 12A-like — protein sequence MASNAQSNTLMVAAFDFGTTYSGYACSFRHDPNNIQTNQNWYAGGGASRLVSLKTPTSVLLNPKEGFEKFGFEAEDKYASLAEDDKHYGWRPFRRFKMVLHSNKHLTKDVGVDDFCGKKMKAFPLFVMSIKYLKEHLFEAITRQTTGFEETDILYVLTVPAIWDGNAKWFMREAAVKAGVDQKCLKLALEPECATVRCETLSMDFKGAVTVQGSQFMVVDLGGGTADISVHD from the exons TCGACTTTGGAACCACGTATAGCGGTTATGCGTGCTCCTTCAGACACGACCCTAATAATATTCAGACAAATCAGAACTGGTACGCAGGCGGTGGTGCTTCAAGATTAGTTTCACTGAAGACGCCTACATCCGTCCTTTTAAATCCAAAGGAAGGGTTTGAAAAGTTTGGTTTTGAGGCCGAGGACAAGTATGCAAGCCTAGCTGAAGATGATAAGCATTACGGCTGGAGACCTTTTCGGAGGTTTAAGATGGTGCTGCATAGCAATAAG CACTTGACAAAAGACGTAGGGGTGGATGACTTTTGCGGAAAAAAGATGAAGGCTTTCCCGTTGTTTGTCATGTCGATTAAATACCTGAAAGAACACTTATTTGAGGCGATTACGAGGCAAACGACAGGATTCGAGGAAACAGACATCCTGTACGTGTTGACCGTCCCGGCTATCTGGGATGGCAATGCTAAGTGGTTTATGAGGGAAGCGGCAGTCAAA GCTGGAGTAGACCAAAAATGCCTAAAGCTGGCCTTGGAGCCGGAATGTGCCACGGTCCGGTGTGAAACGCTGAGCATGGACTTTAAGGGCGCTGTAACGGTTCAAGGATCACAGTTCATGGTCGTCGACCTTGGAG GAGGCACCGCAGATATATCTGTCCATGATTGA
- the LOC128245756 gene encoding heat shock 70 kDa protein 12A-like — protein sequence MRENAIATKGKDKLKFDTAIVKALFKRPIDLLMRHLKSLLAEPKMRSVHTVILVGGFGESPYVQRRIKSEITGVRLILPSEAGLAVLKGAVRFGLSPDIVSSRILKYMYGVSGYRDFDEKKHPEEKKKLLNGEWSVPKCLNVYIRVIDEVEVNQQVIMKSIPTCEITLTSVYRTTQENPEYTTDPGCELLGTIRLECSSAIPLQHQVLETTFMFGDTELLVKKKNMSTGKVAYMDFECFK from the coding sequence ATGCGGGAAAATGCCATCGCCACGAAAGGCAAAGACAAGCTAAAGTTTGATACAGCAATTGTCAAAGCCTTGTTTAAAAGACCAATCGATCTGCTGATGCGGCATCTAAAGTCTCTTTTAGCTGAACCAAAGATGCGAAGCGTGCACACCGTTATTCTGGTGGGTGGATTCGGCGAAAGCCCATACGTTCAGAGGAGAATCAAAAGTGAAATAACCGGCGTGAGACTGATCCTCCCATCAGAAGCAGGCCTCGCCGTGTTGAAAGGCGCTGTTCGGTTTGGACTCAGTCCCGATATTGTCTCCTCTAGGattttgaagtacatgtacggGGTATCTGGATATAGGGATTTTGATGAAAAGAAACATCCAGAGGAGAAGAAGAAATTGCTGAATGGAGAGTGGTCGGTGcctaaatgtttaaatgtgtacATTCGGGTGATTGATGAGGTGGAAGTGAATCAACAGGTGATCATGAAAAGTATTCCTACTTGTGAAATTACTCTTACATCCGTCTACAGGACGACACAGGAGAACCCCGAGTACACAACAGACCCCGGATGTGAACTGCTAGGGACTATAAGGCTTGAGTGTAGCAGTGCTATCCCATTACAGCATCAGGTTCTAGAAACTACGTTTATGTTCGGGGATACAGAACTTCTTGTCAAAAAGAAGAACATGAGCACTGGAAAAGTAGCCTATATGGACTTTGAGTGcttcaaataa
- the LOC128245757 gene encoding heat shock 70 kDa protein 12B-like, translated as MREERDAGKQAIKYKFKILENVQLPFTTKKGGGAYTITLTVNMNCLSCFRVACPTMGGNAQSKTMLVAAFDFGTTYSGYAFSFKDDPNNIQTNQNWYAGGVASRLVSLKTPTSVLLNPKGEFDKFGFEAEDTYANLAEDDKHHGWRLFRKFKMVLHSNEHLTKDVTVEDFCGNQMTAFPLFVMSIKYLREHLLQAVTTQMIGIEETDILYVLTVPAIWDETAIRFMRDAAVAAGIYPNRLKLALEPECASIWCETLGMDVKGAVTIQGSKYMVVDLGGGTADISVHERKPDGTLKEIHKASGGPWGGIYVDKKYMEMINKLFGENALTDLRKTDMNDYFDITREFEYKKRSFDTVKTKQFFLRISASLRDLVEKYYSKSLEERITSLNVRGNSITTRGKDKLKIDTTVVQSWFKRPIDLLIQHLQSLLAEPKMESVRSVILVGGFGESQYAQGRIRNELAGVRLIVPPDAGLVVLKGAVRFGHNPAIVSSRIMKHTYGTKINQRFDDKKYPDEKKVWIDGEWWMPECFDVYVRVNEEVRVDQQVTKMIFPFKAFVLTSVYRTTKENPEYTIDPACELLGTIQLENSADIPYRLQKIETTFMFGDTELFVKQKNTTSGKEAYMIFDCFK; from the exons ATGAGGGAAGAGAGGGACGCAGGCAAACAGGC GATAAAGTACAAATTTAAAATCCTAGAGAACGTGCAACTACCCTTTACCACAAAGAAGGGAGGCGGAGCCTACACAATCACTCTAACTGTCAACATGAACTGTCTTTCCTGTTTTAGAGTAGCGTGTCCAACCATGGGAGGAAATGCTCAAAGTAAGACCATGCTGGTTGCCGCTTTTGACTTCGGAACCACGTACAGCGGTTATGCTTTCTCTTTCAAAGATGACCCTAACAATATTCAGACAAACCAGAACTGGTACGCAGGGGGTGTGGCTTCAAGGCTGGTTTCACTGAAAACACCTACATCTGTCCTTCTTAACCCAAAAGGAGAGTTTGACAAGTTTGGATTCGAGGCCGAAGACACGTACGCAAACCTTGCTGAAGATGATAAGCACCACGGCTGGAGACTATTTCGGAAGTTTAAGATGGTTCTGCATAGTAATGAG CACTTGACGAAAGACGTTACGGTAGAGGACTTTTGTGGAAATCAAATGACGGCTTTCCCGTTGTTTGTCATGTCGATCAAATACCTGAGAGAACATCTACTACAGGCGGTAACTACACAAATGATAGGAATCGAAGAAACGGATATACTGTACGTGTTGACGGTTCCTGCTATATGGGATGAAACTGCCATAAGATTTATGAGGGACGCAGCTGTAGCA GCTGGGATATACCCAAACCGCCTAAAACTGGCCTTGGAGCCAGAGTGTGCCTCGATCTGGTGCGAGACGCTAGGTATGGACGTTAAGGGTGCTGTTACGATTCAAGGATCAAAGTACATGGTCGTCGATCTTGGAG GAGGCACCGCAGATATATCTGTTCATGAGAGAAAACCAGATGGAACCCTGAAAGAGATCCACAAAGCCAGTGGAGGTCCATGGGGAGGCATTTATGTGGataaaaaatacatggaaatGATAAATAAACTTTTTGGAGAAAACGCTCTCACTGACCTCCGAAAGACTGATATGAATGATTATTTCGACATCACTAGGGAATTCGAATATAAAAAACGGTCATTTgatactgtcaaaacaaagcAATTTTTTTTACGTATTTCTGCCTCTTTGAGAGATCTTGTGGAAAAGTATTATTCCAAATCTTTAGAGGAACGAATTACGTCCTTAAACGTGCGGGGAAATTCCATCACCACGAGAGGCAAAGACAAGCTGAAGATTGATACAACAGTTGTCCAATCATGGTTTAAAAGACCAATCGATCTGCTGATACAACATCTGCAGTCTCTTTTAGCTGAACCAAAGATGGAAAGCGTGCGATCCGTTATTCTAGTGGGCGGTTTCGGTGAAAGCCAGTACGCTCAGGGGAGAATCAGGAATGAATTAGCCGGCGTGAGACTGATCGTCCCTCCAGACGCGGGCCTCGTCGTGTTGAAAGGTGCCGTGAGGTTTGGACATAACCCCGCCATTGTCTCTTCAAGGATCATGAAACACACGTATGGGACAAAAATTAATCAGCGGTTTGATGACAAGAAGTACCCAGATGAGAAGAAGGTTTGGATAGATGGAGAGTGGTGGATGCCTGAATGTTTCGATGTGTACGTGCGGGTGAACGAGGAGGTGCGTGTGGATCAACAGGTGACTAAAATGATTTTTCCTTTCAAAGCATTTGTTCTCACATCTGTGTACAGAACGACAAAGGAGAACCCCGAGTACACAATAGACCCCGCTTGTGAACTGTTAGGGACTATTCAACTTGAAAATAGCGCCGATATTCCATATCGGCTGCAGAAAATAGAAACAACGTTTATGTTCGGCGATACAGAACTTTTCGTCAAACAGAAGAACACGACATCTGGAAAAGAAGCATACATGATCTTTGATTGCTTTAAGTGA